A single genomic interval of Halocatena salina harbors:
- a CDS encoding CRISPR-associated endonuclease Cas3'': MIHVYDDIISRLDDNNTEELLRTHSDDVGSRMPVLSSYSSDGSLDSTVILRCEGYLHDFGKVTPHFQRYVRCAYVEEKQLTYHARLGAFAVFHALEWMGASERDCLVGMLAVLKHHGRLPDAAERLTKIVKAERNDDGYVVQQVDDIDENAQNRAVANELLREGSNGSASWESFKTAIDDGTLFATIIELASESGHREGTEEPAPEQLPPKLYDRVLHHWSVLTLADKTSAAAIKDRDLRPSHLELTDLEEHIHTLREDLDDPPPLEPDTTTSSLPLDLTDETALNQLREGVRRLVKDNAEQFVSSSANVATLTLPTGLGKTFTGITAAYTIRNALDHTELSTETRPRVVYALPYTSIIEQTRDIFESEDILNADPYGLAFTVHHYLSDTVSYPKIEGEYDGDQTANSEGFFDPALLGESWRSGTTLTTFVQLFESLTAPTNANGLKLPSLTNSVIILDEPQTLPKQWWEAIRRLTTLLVERYDANIISMTATQPSLFTHAPEIETMSLLGGSDSDTPPLVDTCFEAVERVEYNVDESVHSFEAGSDDLLSIDAAADRLFGAATTPMNRSVTEDDDGSSVLSVCNTVASTQELTEAVNERATTAGRPVARIGEAYQDALQVCSPPVNDNDPSPSSRPNPDAVAEQTLYELGFRPLDTDASVPLAKQQWRLRATTEPSTLYVGTFTSRLRSRDRRAIVTIANVLARAGVPFVFVSTQAVEAGVDISFARVYRDLAPLDSVVQAAGRCNRSFEWGHSAGQVTVWALAGPEGTSRPPATCVYKPKKLLSKVAAILGDRCRKRDSAALPESDLTRRAIPAFYDWIERQDLEDRTLVERIESCHAEQLQYASLIDDEYAKYDVIVAETAFERALLNTMVDSFASKDKHSRYDLLTAMADLRVSVPVSDIETIQSQVHRIDRKSFDAEGINVLACTVVSERSPYDLAAGGFIVTDDDGLAGRFTFH; encoded by the coding sequence GTGATTCACGTGTATGACGACATCATCTCACGATTAGACGATAACAATACGGAAGAACTCCTTCGAACGCACAGCGATGACGTTGGCAGCCGAATGCCGGTGCTCAGCAGCTATTCGTCCGACGGTTCACTCGATAGCACTGTCATACTGCGGTGTGAAGGATATCTTCACGACTTCGGAAAAGTGACGCCGCACTTCCAACGCTACGTGCGATGCGCCTATGTCGAGGAGAAACAACTGACATATCACGCTCGACTGGGCGCGTTTGCCGTCTTCCATGCGTTGGAATGGATGGGGGCCTCCGAGAGGGACTGTCTTGTCGGGATGCTCGCGGTTTTGAAACATCATGGCCGACTTCCAGATGCAGCTGAACGGCTTACCAAGATCGTCAAAGCGGAGCGAAATGACGATGGTTACGTCGTTCAGCAGGTTGATGACATCGATGAGAACGCTCAAAATCGAGCGGTAGCTAATGAGTTGCTTCGAGAGGGATCGAACGGGAGTGCGTCGTGGGAGTCATTCAAAACTGCCATCGATGACGGGACACTGTTTGCCACGATCATCGAACTTGCTAGCGAGAGTGGACACCGAGAGGGAACAGAGGAGCCAGCTCCCGAACAGCTCCCTCCGAAGCTCTATGATCGGGTACTCCACCACTGGAGTGTGCTCACACTCGCGGACAAAACAAGCGCTGCTGCTATCAAGGACAGGGATCTTCGGCCGTCGCATCTTGAGCTCACGGATCTTGAAGAGCATATTCACACCCTCCGTGAAGATCTCGATGATCCACCGCCCCTCGAACCGGATACGACGACCTCGTCGCTTCCACTTGATCTGACCGACGAAACGGCCCTGAATCAGCTCCGAGAGGGCGTGCGCCGCCTCGTCAAAGACAATGCCGAACAGTTCGTGTCCTCCTCAGCGAACGTTGCGACGCTTACCCTTCCAACAGGACTCGGCAAAACGTTCACCGGAATCACAGCCGCATACACCATTCGGAATGCTCTTGATCATACTGAACTCTCTACTGAGACGCGACCAAGGGTCGTATATGCGCTTCCGTATACCTCGATTATCGAGCAGACGCGGGACATCTTCGAATCAGAAGACATCCTCAACGCTGATCCGTACGGACTCGCGTTCACCGTTCATCATTATCTCAGTGACACAGTATCATATCCGAAGATAGAGGGGGAATATGATGGCGATCAAACAGCCAACAGTGAGGGGTTCTTCGATCCAGCACTGCTCGGCGAGAGCTGGCGGTCTGGAACAACCCTCACGACGTTCGTTCAGCTCTTCGAAAGCCTTACAGCTCCAACAAATGCGAACGGATTGAAACTCCCATCACTGACAAACAGCGTGATCATCTTAGATGAGCCACAGACGTTACCGAAACAGTGGTGGGAGGCAATTCGCCGTCTGACAACACTACTCGTCGAGCGATACGACGCGAACATCATCTCGATGACGGCAACACAACCGTCACTGTTCACACACGCACCAGAAATTGAAACGATGTCTCTACTAGGCGGATCTGATTCGGATACCCCCCCTCTAGTGGACACCTGCTTCGAGGCAGTAGAACGTGTCGAGTATAATGTAGATGAGTCCGTTCACAGCTTCGAAGCTGGCAGCGACGATTTGCTCAGCATTGATGCTGCTGCCGATCGGCTCTTTGGGGCTGCTACGACGCCAATGAACCGTTCCGTTACCGAAGACGACGATGGGTCGTCCGTTCTCTCCGTGTGTAACACTGTCGCAAGCACTCAGGAGCTAACCGAAGCCGTCAACGAGCGTGCTACAACTGCTGGGCGACCGGTAGCTCGTATCGGCGAAGCGTATCAGGACGCCCTTCAGGTATGTTCTCCGCCTGTCAATGACAATGATCCGTCTCCTTCATCCCGACCGAATCCCGACGCTGTCGCAGAGCAAACGCTCTATGAGCTTGGCTTTCGTCCGCTTGATACCGACGCTTCTGTGCCGCTCGCGAAGCAACAGTGGCGGTTGCGAGCAACAACGGAGCCATCGACGCTCTACGTCGGGACCTTCACCTCACGGCTTCGGTCTCGTGATCGGCGCGCAATCGTGACGATTGCCAACGTTCTCGCCCGTGCAGGGGTTCCTTTCGTCTTCGTCTCGACTCAGGCGGTCGAGGCTGGTGTCGATATCAGCTTTGCACGCGTATATCGAGATCTCGCTCCGCTGGACAGCGTTGTGCAAGCGGCGGGACGATGCAATCGGTCGTTTGAGTGGGGCCATAGCGCTGGGCAGGTTACGGTCTGGGCGCTTGCTGGGCCTGAAGGAACGAGTCGTCCACCCGCAACGTGTGTGTACAAGCCAAAGAAGCTCCTGTCGAAAGTTGCTGCGATTCTGGGAGATCGTTGTCGTAAGCGTGATTCGGCTGCGCTTCCCGAATCCGATCTCACCCGGAGGGCCATTCCTGCGTTTTACGACTGGATCGAACGTCAAGATCTTGAAGATCGGACGTTGGTCGAACGGATCGAGTCGTGTCATGCCGAACAGCTTCAATATGCGAGTCTTATCGATGACGAATATGCGAAATACGATGTCATTGTTGCTGAAACCGCATTTGAACGCGCGCTGCTGAACACTATGGTCGATTCCTTCGCCAGCAAGGATAAACACTCTCGATATGACCTGCTTACAGCGATGGCAGACCTCCGGGTGTCGGTCCCAGTCAGTGATATCGAAACCATTCAAAGTCAGGTGCATCGAATCGATCGAAAATCATTCGACGCGGAGGGGATAAACGTTCTCGCGTGTACCGTAGTTAGTGAGCGAAGTCCTTACGACTTGGCAGCTGGCGGCTTCATTGTTACCGACGACGACGGTCTCGCTGGACGGTTCACATTCCATTAG
- the cas5b gene encoding type I-B CRISPR-associated protein Cas5b, which yields MAHSDASVAIRGATHIASQPPVINDEGVPSKCLSLTVAGDWGHFRRIDRTVTKQTYRVPPRTTVAGLLAGIVGVGRDGYYDVFAEESSAIAIEVCSELRTVAMPSLGLGTNPSETFDDAGGTGQRTVKVRFPDSTDNRQLHGYHYLVNPVYRIDVAVENPAFYGTLRNRLRNGHSYYSPTLGLSELLASVEWMGEHEPDPIETDDTVAIDSVLPDGVDAIVPTAGTSYSVERVPGFMTVGSNDRHTTGFINYAFVPDGSPLQVAPDEIHPVNVNDRTVVFR from the coding sequence ATGGCGCACTCCGATGCATCCGTAGCGATTCGGGGAGCAACCCACATCGCATCACAGCCGCCGGTAATCAACGATGAGGGTGTTCCGTCAAAATGTCTCTCGCTGACCGTTGCTGGTGACTGGGGACACTTTCGACGTATCGATCGGACGGTCACAAAACAGACGTACCGGGTCCCGCCACGAACGACCGTTGCTGGATTGCTCGCTGGCATCGTCGGTGTCGGTCGTGATGGCTACTACGACGTGTTCGCTGAGGAGTCGTCTGCGATCGCCATTGAAGTGTGCTCGGAGCTGCGAACCGTCGCAATGCCGTCGCTCGGTCTCGGAACGAACCCGAGCGAAACGTTCGATGATGCCGGGGGAACTGGACAACGAACAGTGAAAGTTAGGTTCCCGGACAGCACCGACAACCGGCAGCTTCACGGATATCATTACCTCGTCAATCCCGTCTATCGGATCGACGTGGCCGTCGAAAATCCAGCGTTCTACGGCACGCTGCGGAACCGGCTACGAAACGGTCATTCCTACTATTCACCGACGTTGGGGCTCTCTGAGCTACTCGCTTCTGTCGAGTGGATGGGGGAACACGAACCAGATCCAATTGAGACCGATGATACTGTAGCAATCGATTCCGTACTCCCTGATGGCGTCGATGCAATCGTTCCGACAGCTGGAACATCATATTCGGTTGAACGTGTTCCAGGGTTCATGACCGTCGGTTCGAATGACCGCCATACGACGGGATTCATCAACTATGCGTTCGTCCCTGACGGATCGCCACTCCAGGTAGCACCCGACGAAATCCACCCCGTCAACGTCAACGACCGGACGGTCGTCTTTAGGTGA
- the cas7b gene encoding type I-B CRISPR-associated protein Cas7/Csh2 has product MTTPTNTVQNRSEIVFLIDAQDCNPNGNPLGENRPRIDPVTSQAAVTDVRLKRYLRDQLIDDGHGVFVRKTEEGTSGSRAALALDVLGDIASVEDLKAIEDISEAFLTKATDVRYFGATLSFNKDPEDDLHKAIKEQFNSGNYTGPVQFSPARSLNSVQLNEETNTLTSVISTQAGKDVGGFDLDDHRIKYGIFPFHGLVNEHGAKDTGLTQEDVERLDTLCWRAIKNQTISRSKVGQEPRLYVRVEYNQSGFHIGDLQNGISLDREAAGDDSRPLSDDAIRNVTDICVNVTECVDRLTAAADRIEVVHVIGSDYIDISYNGERVGSAADLPQLLEDHGLSVHRVDVYEEFEHTLPTMSD; this is encoded by the coding sequence ATGACGACACCAACTAACACCGTTCAGAACCGTTCCGAAATCGTCTTTCTGATCGACGCACAGGACTGCAATCCCAACGGAAACCCGCTTGGAGAAAACCGACCACGAATCGATCCAGTCACGAGTCAGGCAGCCGTCACGGACGTCCGACTCAAACGATATCTGCGCGACCAGCTCATTGATGACGGTCACGGTGTCTTCGTCCGGAAAACAGAGGAGGGAACGAGCGGGAGTCGGGCCGCTCTCGCACTTGATGTCCTCGGCGATATTGCTAGTGTGGAGGATCTCAAAGCGATCGAAGATATCAGTGAAGCATTCCTCACGAAGGCAACCGATGTTCGGTATTTTGGTGCCACATTGAGTTTCAATAAAGATCCCGAGGATGATCTCCACAAAGCTATCAAAGAACAGTTCAATAGCGGAAACTACACTGGTCCAGTCCAATTCAGCCCGGCACGCTCGCTCAACTCGGTACAGTTGAACGAGGAGACAAACACCCTCACGAGTGTGATTTCAACTCAGGCAGGGAAAGACGTTGGAGGCTTCGATCTGGATGATCATCGCATCAAATACGGGATTTTCCCGTTCCACGGCCTCGTGAACGAACATGGTGCTAAAGATACGGGCCTGACACAGGAGGATGTCGAGCGGCTCGATACGCTCTGCTGGCGTGCGATCAAAAACCAGACGATCTCACGGAGCAAGGTTGGTCAAGAACCTCGCCTGTACGTGCGTGTGGAGTACAATCAGTCGGGCTTCCACATCGGAGATCTCCAGAACGGCATCTCACTGGACCGAGAAGCTGCTGGTGATGATAGTCGACCACTGAGTGACGACGCCATTCGAAACGTCACCGATATCTGTGTCAACGTAACGGAGTGTGTGGATCGGCTCACAGCCGCTGCTGATCGAATCGAAGTGGTACATGTGATTGGAAGTGATTATATCGACATCAGTTATAACGGCGAACGTGTGGGTAGCGCTGCGGACCTTCCGCAGTTGCTCGAAGACCACGGGCTGTCAGTCCACCGCGTCGACGTGTACGAGGAATTCGAACACACGCTTCCGACGATGAGCGACTGA
- a CDS encoding TM1802 family CRISPR-associated protein, giving the protein MSTFDESVFKQHCSFDSVTSLRRIQALYGAIAEATTENTGNTRDTEESIVADEYQLYVTPSELDGFTTSSDDDKKLVTVCVDITEDTPKLDGINIRPLRPEIVPKLGFSRYPWGRGIDHSITRRGAKGGSARSTTVTYCVDCLERWTNADGREPAVGQVAEEHDDGWIVRALQDLGTSQTIEDEIENAISPQMDSEEKPRVVATVAVRLELDALAHPPSGEPEDGYYFPGQLDVFNAAMAARKDEKLAEKNTDVPSRGTGTCLVTGDDEEVFGTAEDPLALFTVQHTEKFAELKSKHAWRSHPVSSDAALLIQSGAALIEQCRRTRRGRSVYTIPYFTRMDTTRAKDIKYAIRETPAESQAILAHLQKLLEEDGDATTDDLRFYLISLRNDSGDINVLHEFPDATIQPARRLANAHQRILDGSTFDAVAGFEQPDGWSPIRPGTKPRHVVKSIVTGRYAAGTVSQTSDDDPTTDDTSEWLTFALLAGESVPIGRLLSEYVERLAQQRRNDEDARLSENHLKAQYTQLRALASVGRLAVPDDYAEPMEPRESTDVSTLTDSPECPPADEFLTDDGKLPVDSFREYRLNRFLAERPALSGPQRRAAFLAGVLVGQLGYYQDTERGMERTVLAQYPAEQMTGKRIKRFVPELIHKTNVYAMDNQHRSTSLFPELEDRLPEALSDAAEVGWTLPTEDLRFHYALGQLYGKRATNRAFDLREVVAADAGIDLKTNKSKND; this is encoded by the coding sequence ATGAGTACGTTCGACGAGTCGGTGTTCAAGCAACACTGTTCATTCGATTCCGTAACGTCACTCCGACGCATTCAGGCGCTGTATGGGGCGATTGCGGAAGCCACTACCGAGAACACAGGAAACACGAGGGATACCGAGGAATCGATTGTAGCTGATGAGTACCAGCTCTATGTCACACCGAGTGAATTAGACGGCTTTACCACCTCAAGCGATGACGATAAGAAACTCGTTACCGTGTGTGTTGACATAACTGAGGACACACCAAAACTGGATGGAATAAATATTCGGCCTCTTCGTCCAGAAATCGTACCTAAGCTCGGCTTTTCTCGGTATCCGTGGGGGCGCGGCATCGATCATAGTATTACCCGAAGGGGAGCAAAAGGTGGCTCTGCACGGAGCACAACTGTAACCTACTGCGTCGACTGTCTGGAGCGGTGGACGAATGCGGACGGACGCGAGCCAGCCGTCGGTCAGGTTGCTGAAGAACACGATGACGGCTGGATTGTCAGGGCACTCCAAGATCTCGGAACAAGCCAAACAATCGAAGATGAGATCGAGAATGCGATCAGCCCCCAGATGGACAGCGAGGAGAAACCACGTGTCGTTGCCACTGTCGCTGTCCGTCTCGAACTGGATGCACTGGCTCATCCGCCGTCCGGAGAACCGGAAGATGGCTATTACTTCCCGGGACAGCTTGATGTGTTCAACGCCGCGATGGCAGCTCGAAAGGACGAAAAGCTCGCAGAGAAGAACACAGATGTCCCTTCACGAGGAACCGGAACGTGTCTCGTTACAGGCGACGATGAGGAAGTCTTCGGGACGGCAGAAGATCCGCTCGCGCTCTTTACAGTCCAGCACACGGAGAAATTCGCTGAGCTGAAATCCAAGCACGCGTGGCGATCTCATCCCGTCTCTTCGGATGCAGCGTTGCTCATTCAGTCGGGTGCGGCACTGATCGAACAGTGTCGGCGGACACGACGGGGACGGAGCGTCTACACGATCCCGTACTTTACGCGAATGGATACGACCCGTGCAAAGGATATCAAATACGCCATTCGAGAGACACCAGCAGAATCACAAGCAATCCTCGCTCACTTACAAAAGTTGCTCGAAGAGGACGGTGACGCTACAACCGATGACCTCCGGTTCTATCTCATCTCGCTTCGGAACGACAGCGGTGACATCAACGTCTTGCATGAGTTTCCCGATGCGACCATTCAGCCTGCGAGAAGGCTTGCGAACGCTCACCAGCGAATTCTCGACGGAAGCACGTTCGATGCTGTCGCTGGCTTTGAGCAACCAGACGGTTGGTCACCGATACGTCCCGGTACCAAACCTCGCCACGTCGTTAAGTCGATTGTCACTGGACGATACGCTGCTGGGACTGTGTCCCAAACAAGCGATGACGATCCGACGACTGATGACACCAGTGAATGGTTGACGTTCGCGCTACTGGCCGGGGAGTCCGTCCCTATTGGACGACTGCTCAGTGAGTACGTTGAGCGACTGGCACAGCAACGTCGCAATGACGAGGATGCACGGTTGTCCGAAAATCACCTCAAAGCACAGTATACACAGTTACGAGCACTCGCCTCTGTGGGACGCCTCGCCGTCCCGGATGATTATGCTGAACCTATGGAACCACGAGAATCAACCGACGTTTCGACACTGACAGATAGTCCCGAATGCCCACCAGCAGATGAGTTCCTCACTGACGATGGGAAACTCCCTGTTGATTCGTTCCGTGAATACCGCCTTAATCGATTCCTTGCGGAACGACCAGCACTGAGCGGCCCCCAACGCAGAGCGGCGTTTCTCGCCGGTGTGCTAGTCGGACAGCTTGGATATTACCAAGATACTGAGCGAGGCATGGAACGAACCGTTCTTGCACAGTACCCCGCTGAGCAGATGACCGGCAAACGAATCAAACGGTTCGTTCCTGAGCTCATACATAAGACCAACGTGTATGCGATGGATAATCAACATCGTAGCACTTCGCTCTTCCCTGAGCTCGAGGATCGTCTTCCAGAAGCGCTTAGTGATGCTGCTGAAGTTGGGTGGACCCTTCCGACCGAGGATCTTCGATTTCACTACGCTCTCGGACAGCTCTACGGGAAACGAGCCACCAACCGCGCATTCGATCTTCGAGAAGTGGTTGCTGCCGATGCAGGAATCGATCTTAAAACGAACAAAAGCAAAAACGATTGA
- the cas6 gene encoding CRISPR-associated endoribonuclease Cas6 — protein MRLLIRLRARADARYNTAYHRGLAGRIWRALDEPEFSELHDSEEPSGLSFSNPYPFGSITEGDQLNVLVASPNDDILRSIGANLIEDREFNIKEMPLTVEEITGVHTDVGEPGTQGVLECATGLVVRIPPWQFEEYGIDAPSDTPEFWKPEHSLRPLKRQLENNLDRKHGLFCPEHLPGPSDVEGDLFDEYELIKTYSLPVTVTDGVEETYILSKFRFGYTVRDDDHRRHLNLALDTGLAERNSLGFGFVNVREDERVPPGTTSVTNKTGGQSQ, from the coding sequence GTGCGCCTGCTAATTCGCCTTCGCGCCCGCGCGGATGCCCGCTACAACACGGCCTACCACCGCGGTCTCGCGGGACGGATCTGGCGTGCACTTGATGAGCCAGAGTTTAGTGAGTTACACGATTCAGAGGAGCCATCCGGTTTGTCATTCAGCAATCCGTATCCCTTTGGTTCCATCACAGAGGGAGACCAGCTAAACGTGCTTGTGGCTTCTCCGAACGACGACATCCTTCGTTCGATCGGTGCGAATCTCATCGAGGATCGGGAGTTCAATATCAAAGAGATGCCGCTAACGGTCGAAGAGATCACCGGCGTTCACACTGATGTTGGCGAGCCGGGGACACAGGGCGTACTCGAATGTGCAACCGGACTTGTCGTTCGGATTCCCCCGTGGCAGTTCGAGGAATATGGGATCGATGCACCCAGTGACACACCGGAGTTCTGGAAACCCGAGCACTCACTCCGGCCATTAAAGCGACAGTTAGAGAACAACCTTGATCGGAAACACGGACTATTCTGTCCGGAGCACTTGCCGGGACCAAGTGATGTCGAGGGAGATCTCTTTGACGAGTATGAGCTCATCAAGACATATTCACTACCTGTGACAGTCACCGACGGCGTCGAGGAGACGTACATCCTCAGTAAGTTCCGATTCGGGTATACAGTCCGCGACGATGATCATCGCCGCCATCTGAACCTCGCTCTTGATACGGGGCTCGCTGAACGAAACAGCTTGGGATTCGGGTTCGTCAATGTCCGCGAAGACGAGCGTGTGCCACCGGGCACAACATCTGTGACGAACAAAACAGGAGGGCAGTCCCAATGA
- the cas4 gene encoding CRISPR-associated protein Cas4 encodes MNENSNDPLEEYITAERDPHAEPIQRITGLMVQYYEVCKRELWFMSRGIDIDRGAANIRRGTHVDETSYRDKRRSFQVNGRIAIDVLDSGDIMEVKVSSKLEEPARLQLLYYLWYLDEILDIEREGVLAYPRERKRERVTLTAENRERIESVLRGVIGTVDRETPPTLEKKPVCEACLYQDLCWM; translated from the coding sequence ATGAACGAGAATAGTAACGATCCACTTGAGGAGTATATCACCGCCGAGCGTGATCCACACGCAGAACCAATACAGCGGATAACTGGTCTCATGGTACAGTATTACGAAGTTTGTAAACGGGAGCTCTGGTTTATGTCCCGAGGTATCGACATCGATCGTGGAGCCGCAAACATTCGTCGCGGGACCCACGTCGATGAGACAAGCTACCGGGATAAACGGCGATCGTTCCAAGTGAATGGACGTATCGCAATCGACGTTCTTGACTCGGGCGATATTATGGAGGTCAAAGTTTCATCAAAACTCGAAGAACCGGCACGACTTCAACTCCTGTATTATCTGTGGTACCTCGATGAAATTCTCGACATCGAACGAGAAGGCGTCCTCGCGTATCCCCGTGAACGAAAACGGGAACGAGTGACGCTCACAGCAGAAAACCGCGAGCGCATTGAATCCGTTCTCCGGGGGGTTATCGGAACCGTTGACCGGGAAACCCCACCTACTCTTGAAAAGAAGCCTGTCTGTGAAGCGTGTCTCTACCAAGATCTCTGCTGGATGTGA
- the cas1b gene encoding type I-B CRISPR-associated endonuclease Cas1b: MPNNHHIFADGDLRRSEDTLRIDRLDGEPKYLAIENLDSLYLHGQVTFNTRALGLLNEHGVPVHIFGWNDYYRGSYLPKRSHVSGNTVVEQVRTYDDRSRRLGIATDMIAASIHNMRANLRYYNTRGHKFTDVLDELSALKDRAQTESSVESLRGVEALARKAYYGCFDVILRDPFELTRREYNPPSNEANALLSFLNAMTYTTCVSAIRKTALDPTVGFMHEPGERRFTLSLDIADIFKPILADRVMFRLVNRQQLSFDDFESELDGCLLTEVGRATVLDEYEQTLDETVEHPRLSRHVSYKTLVQTDVYSLKKHVLTGEDYHPTERWW, translated from the coding sequence GTGCCCAACAACCACCACATCTTTGCGGATGGAGACCTCCGTCGCAGCGAAGATACGCTCCGTATCGACAGACTTGATGGCGAACCGAAGTATCTGGCTATCGAAAATCTCGATTCGCTCTACCTCCACGGACAGGTAACGTTCAATACGCGGGCCTTAGGACTGCTAAACGAGCATGGTGTTCCAGTCCACATCTTCGGCTGGAACGATTACTACCGCGGCTCGTACTTACCAAAGCGATCACACGTGTCCGGTAACACAGTCGTTGAACAGGTGCGAACGTATGACGACAGAAGCCGACGTCTTGGGATTGCGACGGACATGATCGCAGCAAGCATTCACAATATGCGGGCGAATTTACGGTACTACAACACACGCGGCCACAAGTTTACGGATGTCCTTGATGAGTTGAGTGCTCTCAAAGACCGAGCCCAAACCGAATCGAGTGTTGAGTCACTCCGTGGCGTTGAAGCCCTCGCACGAAAGGCGTATTACGGATGTTTCGATGTGATTCTCCGTGACCCGTTCGAACTCACTCGAAGAGAATACAATCCACCATCGAACGAGGCCAACGCGTTGCTCTCGTTTTTGAATGCGATGACTTACACGACATGTGTCTCTGCGATCCGCAAGACAGCACTCGATCCGACGGTTGGATTCATGCATGAACCCGGAGAGCGACGGTTCACGCTCTCGCTCGATATTGCAGACATCTTCAAACCGATTCTGGCTGATCGTGTGATGTTCCGGTTAGTTAATCGCCAACAGCTCTCGTTCGACGATTTCGAGTCAGAACTTGACGGATGTCTTCTCACAGAAGTGGGTCGAGCGACGGTCCTCGACGAGTATGAACAAACACTCGATGAGACAGTCGAACATCCACGACTCTCTCGACACGTGAGCTATAAAACTCTCGTGCAAACGGATGTATACAGTTTGAAAAAACATGTGTTGACTGGAGAGGACTACCACCCAACGGAGCGCTGGTGGTGA
- the cas2 gene encoding CRISPR-associated endonuclease Cas2 codes for MFVLIVYDVPADRTRIYRKLLRTRLEHIQQSVFYGDVTPGQLVDIKHDIEAQLRDDDSVIVFEAETAGFVDYTAYGPGDEPGSRFT; via the coding sequence ATGTTCGTGCTCATCGTGTATGACGTTCCAGCTGACCGAACCAGGATCTATCGAAAACTCCTCCGAACCCGTCTAGAACACATTCAGCAGTCCGTCTTCTATGGTGATGTCACCCCTGGTCAGCTCGTCGATATCAAACACGACATCGAGGCTCAATTGAGAGACGATGATTCGGTGATTGTCTTCGAGGCAGAAACAGCTGGATTCGTTGACTACACCGCATACGGTCCCGGCGACGAGCCAGGCAGCCGCTTCACATAA
- a CDS encoding DUF3006 domain-containing protein, with the protein MTFDDGTYTAVIDRFEANQAVLLVEDEDGAPCGEVVVDRAVLPEAGQHVDAVLLIELEAGELRNASYEKTETERRTHQVRDRFDRLSQRLSSADESDTSE; encoded by the coding sequence ATGACATTCGACGATGGCACGTACACAGCAGTGATAGATCGCTTCGAAGCCAACCAGGCCGTTCTGCTCGTCGAGGACGAGGACGGCGCCCCCTGTGGCGAGGTCGTCGTTGATCGGGCTGTGCTGCCGGAGGCGGGCCAGCACGTCGATGCCGTGCTCCTGATCGAGCTCGAAGCCGGTGAACTGCGTAACGCGTCGTATGAGAAGACAGAGACCGAGCGGCGCACTCATCAGGTCCGCGATCGCTTTGATCGGTTGTCCCAGCGGCTCTCGTCTGCTGACGAGAGCGACACATCTGAGTGA